The segment CTTCCCCTTCCTGTCCAGGAAGGAGCCTTCTGCGGAAGGGGGGAAAGATTATATCTGGGGGACACCGGCAGAATCTGGTTTCGGATTCTGCTAACGTCATTCTGTAAGAATGACGCCCAGACACCCCTGCCATAAGGGGGCTCCCCCCTTCTGAGGGGGCTCCCTCTGGACTCCCATTTTTCATCACACTTTTACTGGTTGAGTCGGGCCTGGCAGTAGGCGTACAGGGCATCGTAGACCGGGAACTGCTTCTCCAGAATCTCGTGGTCGTCGGCATGCGGTAACAGCCCAAACCCCCTGGCGATTGCCTCCAGTCCGGCTGCCTCCGGTGCCGTATCACGGTCGGCGGCTACGTCAGCGGCATGTACTATCCTGGCCACTTCATTCAGTGCCGGGTCTGTCAGGCCGTACTTCTTG is part of the Dehalococcoidales bacterium genome and harbors:
- a CDS encoding chromate resistance protein ChrB domain-containing protein codes for the protein MKWVTRHHVHVDRVACPWLIRKFVDPDAELLFVPPDEVMSVAEREGAIPFDARGQAELDHHEGRCSFESIIKKYGLTDPALNEVARIVHAADVAADRDTAPEAAGLEAIARGFGLLPHADDHEILEKQFPVYDALYAYCQARLNQ